A genome region from Corynebacterium uberis includes the following:
- the rapZ gene encoding RNase adapter RapZ, translated as MTSHSADREQSRDLDPAGSLPSHLVSPPLLITGMSGAGLSTAAKVFEDKDWYVAHNLPPELVLTLAGMCAAPDSPVDRVAMVTDVRARMFRGNLLQTLEELRARHLAPTVLFLDARDDVLIKRFDSVRRTHPLQGGDTLSDGIARERHELAEIKEDAHVTIDTSELSVHDLRRRIEETFGTIVDKRPHVTIQSFGFKHGAPRDSDITVDVRFLPNPYWVPELRQYRGTDAAVSDYVLSQPGSREFIDNFLTMFDSMQPGYRHEGKNFITMSVGCTGGHHRSVAVAQEIGRRLRERGTIGVTVTHRDIARE; from the coding sequence ATGACTAGTCACAGCGCCGACCGAGAGCAATCTAGAGATCTCGATCCCGCAGGTTCTTTGCCTTCCCATCTGGTGTCCCCGCCGTTGCTGATTACCGGCATGTCGGGGGCGGGTTTGAGCACCGCGGCGAAGGTTTTTGAAGATAAAGACTGGTATGTCGCCCACAATTTGCCCCCGGAGTTGGTGTTGACGCTGGCCGGAATGTGCGCCGCCCCGGATTCTCCCGTTGATCGGGTGGCCATGGTCACGGACGTGCGTGCGCGGATGTTCCGGGGCAATTTGTTGCAGACGCTTGAGGAGCTGCGGGCGCGTCATCTCGCCCCGACGGTCCTGTTTTTGGATGCCCGCGATGACGTGCTGATCAAACGCTTTGATAGCGTGCGGCGCACTCATCCGCTCCAGGGCGGGGACACGCTTTCTGATGGCATCGCCCGCGAGCGCCATGAGCTCGCCGAGATTAAAGAAGACGCCCATGTGACCATTGACACCTCGGAATTGTCTGTCCATGATCTGCGCCGCAGGATTGAAGAAACCTTTGGCACCATCGTGGATAAGCGCCCGCACGTCACCATTCAGTCTTTCGGGTTTAAGCACGGCGCCCCCCGGGATTCAGACATCACGGTGGATGTGCGCTTCTTACCCAATCCGTATTGGGTTCCGGAGTTGCGCCAGTATCGGGGCACGGACGCCGCGGTGTCGGATTATGTGCTTTCTCAGCCGGGCTCGCGGGAGTTTATTGATAACTTCCTGACCATGTTTGATTCCATGCAGCCGGGGTATCGGCATGAGGGAAAGAACTTCATCACCATGTCTGTGGGGTGCACCGGCGGGCATCACCGCTCTGTGGCTGTGGCCCAGGAAATCGGTCGGCGCCTGCGTGAGCGTGGCACGATCGGAGTGACGGTGACGCACCGGGATATCGCACGCGAGTAG